In a single window of the Bradyrhizobium erythrophlei genome:
- a CDS encoding Bug family tripartite tricarboxylate transporter substrate binding protein, producing the protein MKLRTGVLSGLLLMALAAPHAVAAADDYPQRQIKIIVPFPAGAGPDQVARMLGQYLQERFGQTVVIENRAGALGSIGAQEVARSAPDGYTLLMGTNTTQAANVAMLKNLPYDPATDFAPIIRTVTTAMVLIVKPDFPAKDLTQFMEYAHAHPNLTAGYGSGASQISIGQLQSRGGLSVIAASYRGVPQAVTDVMGGAINLAFADFSLAIPQMKGGTLRGIGVTSPARNELTPDLPSLAEAMPGFEATIWYGLLAPAGTPAPVINKLYAESAKFLAMPSTREKLASVGVIVSPMAPDEFGGFIRSEITRWTADAKAAGIEAK; encoded by the coding sequence ATGAAGCTGCGAACGGGCGTTCTCTCCGGTTTACTCCTGATGGCACTGGCAGCGCCGCACGCCGTCGCAGCCGCCGACGATTATCCGCAACGCCAGATCAAGATCATCGTGCCATTTCCGGCCGGCGCGGGTCCGGATCAGGTGGCGCGCATGCTCGGCCAATATCTGCAAGAACGCTTCGGGCAGACGGTCGTGATCGAGAACCGCGCTGGCGCGCTCGGCAGCATCGGCGCCCAGGAAGTCGCCCGCAGTGCGCCCGACGGTTACACACTGCTGATGGGAACCAACACCACCCAGGCCGCCAATGTCGCGATGCTGAAAAACCTGCCCTACGATCCGGCCACGGACTTCGCGCCGATCATCAGAACCGTAACGACCGCCATGGTGCTGATCGTCAAGCCGGATTTTCCGGCCAAGGACCTCACTCAATTCATGGAATATGCGCATGCCCACCCCAATCTGACCGCCGGCTATGGCTCCGGCGCATCGCAGATCTCGATCGGGCAGTTGCAAAGCCGCGGCGGCCTGTCGGTGATCGCGGCGTCCTATCGCGGCGTGCCGCAGGCCGTCACTGACGTGATGGGCGGCGCGATCAACCTTGCTTTCGCGGATTTCTCGCTCGCCATCCCGCAGATGAAGGGTGGCACGCTGCGCGGAATCGGCGTGACCTCGCCGGCGCGAAACGAACTGACGCCGGACCTTCCTTCGCTTGCCGAGGCCATGCCCGGTTTTGAAGCCACCATCTGGTACGGGTTGCTGGCACCGGCGGGCACGCCCGCGCCTGTCATCAACAAGCTCTACGCCGAGAGCGCAAAATTCCTCGCAATGCCCTCGACCCGGGAGAAACTCGCAAGCGTGGGTGTAATCGTTTCTCCGATGGCTCCCGACGAATTCGGCGGCTTTATCCGCAGCGAGATCACGCGGTGGACCGCGGATGCCAAGGCTGCCGGCATCGAAGCCAAATAG
- a CDS encoding NAD(P)-dependent oxidoreductase gives MHSHAPVGIIGLGLIGTALSERLIDSGVPLIGFDLEISRCEKLRARGGVIANSVRDLAGRSRTIIIAVYSGKQVEALFGEVEDGAGSARPVVVCTTTCGPDEIGQLARRATSAGIALVEAPISGTSAAVRDGTATALVAGEAASIESVNTLLNILCPRRVRVGAIGDASHTKLAINLILQNNRAALAEGIAFAEALGLDGHAFLAAARESAAYSHAMETKGEKMLTRDFRPQPHISQTLKDAELILSEARRQNLHLPMTAIQAELLRAAIALEGPDSDSAAVIEAIRRRPAVTEVLK, from the coding sequence ATGCACTCGCACGCGCCCGTCGGGATCATCGGACTGGGCCTGATAGGCACGGCGTTGTCGGAGCGCCTGATCGACTCCGGCGTGCCGCTGATCGGCTTCGATCTCGAAATCTCGCGATGCGAGAAGCTTCGGGCACGCGGCGGCGTGATCGCAAATTCGGTGCGCGACCTCGCCGGCCGATCCCGCACGATTATCATCGCCGTCTATAGTGGGAAGCAGGTCGAAGCGCTGTTCGGCGAAGTTGAAGACGGTGCGGGCTCCGCGCGGCCCGTCGTGGTCTGCACCACGACCTGTGGTCCCGACGAAATCGGCCAGCTTGCCCGACGCGCCACAAGCGCCGGGATTGCGCTGGTGGAAGCTCCGATATCCGGCACCAGCGCCGCCGTGCGCGACGGGACCGCTACGGCACTGGTGGCGGGCGAAGCCGCCAGCATCGAATCCGTCAACACACTTCTCAATATTCTGTGCCCTCGCCGCGTGCGCGTCGGAGCGATCGGCGATGCCAGCCATACCAAACTCGCGATCAACCTGATCCTGCAAAACAACCGGGCGGCGTTGGCTGAAGGAATTGCGTTCGCCGAGGCACTGGGGCTGGACGGACACGCCTTCCTGGCAGCAGCCCGCGAATCGGCCGCATACTCACACGCCATGGAAACCAAGGGCGAGAAGATGCTGACGCGGGACTTTCGACCGCAGCCGCACATTTCGCAGACCCTGAAAGATGCCGAGTTGATTCTCAGCGAAGCCCGACGGCAAAATCTGCATTTGCCGATGACGGCAATCCAGGCCGAATTGTTGCGCGCGGCCATTGCGCTCGAGGGTCCGGATAGCGACAGCGCTGCCGTAATCGAGGCAATCCGGCGACGGCCCGCCGTGACAGAGGTTCTCAAATGA
- a CDS encoding Gfo/Idh/MocA family protein produces MIRAAIVGLGRWGRNLVTASHGHERLKIVRAVEPAIETARGFCAQHHLELTGDLDAVLGDGTIGAVLLATPHSLHPAQVIACATARKQIFCEKPLALHRADAGRMFLACREAGVTLAVGHNRRFWPSMRALRDIVASGQLGTILHVEGHNSNENSQKVVAGWRLSPEESPGGGLTGAGLHVLDAFVSVLGPVRRVYAQLNSREAGPPPIDTALMTLDFVNGVTGTLATVRATPLYWRVHVLGTQGSAEVLDELTMVVRKTGGEPQRTTYPAIDVLRAELSAFADAIENKAPFPVPEADVLATLSAFEAALQSMTSGVPVTCHGA; encoded by the coding sequence ATGATCCGCGCAGCGATTGTCGGCCTCGGCCGCTGGGGCCGCAATCTCGTCACGGCCTCGCACGGCCACGAGCGGCTGAAAATCGTCCGTGCGGTCGAGCCCGCCATCGAGACGGCACGAGGCTTTTGCGCGCAACACCATCTTGAGCTGACCGGCGATCTGGACGCGGTGCTCGGAGATGGCACGATCGGCGCGGTTCTGCTGGCGACGCCGCATTCACTGCATCCGGCGCAGGTCATCGCCTGCGCTACCGCACGAAAACAGATATTCTGCGAGAAGCCGCTCGCGCTGCATCGCGCCGATGCTGGGCGGATGTTCCTGGCTTGCCGCGAGGCCGGCGTCACGCTCGCGGTCGGCCACAACCGGCGCTTCTGGCCGTCGATGCGCGCGCTGCGCGACATCGTCGCAAGCGGCCAGCTCGGCACCATCCTTCACGTCGAAGGCCACAACAGCAACGAGAATTCGCAAAAAGTCGTCGCCGGCTGGCGGTTGTCGCCGGAGGAATCGCCCGGCGGCGGACTGACCGGCGCCGGACTTCATGTGCTGGACGCGTTCGTCAGCGTGCTCGGCCCGGTCCGCCGGGTTTATGCGCAACTGAATTCGCGCGAAGCAGGGCCGCCTCCAATCGATACCGCTTTGATGACGCTCGACTTTGTCAACGGCGTCACCGGCACGCTGGCGACGGTGCGGGCGACGCCGCTGTACTGGCGCGTCCATGTGCTCGGCACGCAAGGTTCTGCCGAGGTGCTGGATGAACTTACCATGGTTGTGCGGAAGACCGGCGGCGAACCACAGCGGACAACCTATCCTGCCATCGACGTCCTGCGCGCCGAACTCAGCGCCTTCGCCGATGCAATCGAGAACAAGGCCCCGTTTCCCGTGCCGGAAGCCGACGTGCTAGCGACGCTGTCGGCTTTCGAGGCAGCACTTCAGTCGATGACGTCAGGCGTGCCGGTGACGTGCCATGGCGCTTAA
- a CDS encoding GntR family transcriptional regulator codes for MALKKELRKSPRYRDIATELQKEIRLGSSPIGKLLPTETELMARFSASRQTVREALRIITEQGLIVRRAGLGSVVIATEPPVLFTHSVKSLNEWLRYSNETYRDVVHTSEIVAERKLAALLKCEPGKHWFLIEAVRRSDQFSAPLGWTEIYVLRKFAGVVKRRDHGRTPVHEQIARMFGETIEHAQLEVFVRGMPAKLARPLQVKPGSPALTMVRRYYGLREELFEVTVTTHPEGRYTYTMDMQRSLRPL; via the coding sequence ATGGCGCTTAAGAAAGAGCTTCGCAAATCGCCGCGCTATCGCGATATCGCCACCGAGCTGCAGAAGGAAATCCGGCTCGGCAGCAGCCCGATCGGCAAGCTGTTGCCGACTGAGACCGAATTGATGGCGCGGTTTTCCGCAAGCCGCCAGACGGTGCGGGAAGCGCTGCGGATCATCACCGAGCAAGGCCTGATCGTGCGGCGAGCGGGGCTCGGCTCGGTGGTGATCGCGACCGAGCCGCCGGTACTGTTCACCCACAGCGTCAAATCGCTTAACGAGTGGCTGCGATACTCCAACGAAACCTATCGCGATGTGGTGCACACCAGCGAGATCGTCGCCGAGCGCAAGCTCGCGGCGCTGTTGAAATGCGAACCCGGCAAGCACTGGTTCCTGATCGAAGCCGTCCGCCGCTCCGATCAATTCTCGGCCCCGCTCGGCTGGACCGAGATCTATGTGCTGCGCAAGTTCGCCGGCGTCGTGAAGCGGCGTGATCACGGCCGGACCCCGGTCCATGAGCAGATCGCCAGGATGTTCGGCGAAACCATCGAACACGCGCAACTCGAAGTGTTCGTACGCGGCATGCCCGCGAAACTCGCCAGGCCGCTACAGGTGAAGCCGGGTTCGCCGGCGCTGACGATGGTGCGGCGCTACTACGGCCTGCGGGAAGAATTGTTCGAGGTCACCGTCACCACCCATCCGGAAGGCCGCTACACCTATACGATGGATATGCAACGATCGCTGAGGCCGCTGTGA
- a CDS encoding B12-binding domain-containing radical SAM protein has protein sequence MRTRVIHLINPKTDSLTTRPIYFNRALYSPLAGLLAVAACIPKDQYEVVLTDENIEAIDFDLKADLIGISAMTSYVNRGYEVADQFRAKGVPVVMGGVHPSFMPQEALKHCDAVVIGEVELVIDKLLDDLKQGAMRGTYKSDRLHPMAGMPMPRYDLLKKSRYVNRTFVQTSRGCHQGCTFCAEPLMNGLKFRYRPVDEVIHEMENCGARTVSVNDADFFGTPERPKEVMRALKGRGIHWQAGVTSKLAQDDRMLELAAESGCTMLSIGFESISRETLKSVHKHVNRPENFLALVEKVHSYGIMVFGLFMFGFDGDDTSVFDDTVKFNIGAKYDACAYSVLTPYPGTLTWYEMKRAGRIVSFDWTMYDQGHVTYLPAGMSPDELRVGQQSAYEGFYSNSSIAGRFPLRGARHRAQWLIYNLFMRKASRTEHIEATAPPTMEPDVAPMPPILPVKREWRAAVLEAADGAGPHLM, from the coding sequence ATGCGTACTCGCGTCATCCACCTCATCAATCCCAAGACCGATTCACTGACGACCCGCCCAATTTACTTCAATCGAGCGCTGTATTCCCCGCTCGCCGGTTTGCTGGCCGTGGCCGCTTGCATTCCGAAAGACCAATACGAGGTCGTGCTGACCGACGAGAACATCGAGGCCATCGACTTTGATCTGAAAGCTGACCTGATCGGAATTTCGGCAATGACGAGCTACGTCAACCGCGGGTACGAGGTCGCCGACCAGTTTCGCGCCAAAGGCGTGCCTGTCGTTATGGGGGGCGTCCATCCCAGCTTTATGCCGCAGGAAGCCTTGAAACACTGCGACGCGGTCGTGATTGGAGAGGTCGAGCTCGTCATCGACAAGCTGCTTGATGATCTCAAGCAAGGGGCGATGCGGGGAACCTACAAGTCCGATAGGCTGCATCCGATGGCAGGAATGCCGATGCCGCGTTACGACTTGCTCAAGAAGAGCCGTTACGTCAACCGGACCTTCGTCCAGACATCACGCGGCTGCCACCAGGGCTGCACCTTCTGCGCCGAACCGCTGATGAACGGCCTCAAGTTTCGCTATCGCCCGGTCGATGAAGTCATCCACGAGATGGAGAACTGCGGCGCACGCACCGTCTCCGTGAATGACGCCGACTTCTTCGGCACCCCCGAGCGCCCCAAGGAGGTCATGCGCGCCCTGAAGGGCCGTGGAATTCACTGGCAGGCCGGCGTTACTTCGAAACTCGCGCAGGACGATCGGATGCTCGAACTTGCCGCCGAAAGCGGCTGCACGATGCTGAGCATCGGGTTCGAATCGATCTCGCGCGAGACGCTGAAAAGCGTGCACAAACACGTCAACCGGCCGGAAAATTTCCTGGCGCTGGTGGAGAAGGTTCATTCCTACGGAATCATGGTGTTCGGCCTGTTCATGTTTGGATTCGACGGCGACGACACCTCGGTGTTTGACGACACGGTGAAGTTCAACATTGGCGCCAAATACGATGCCTGCGCCTATTCGGTGCTGACACCGTATCCCGGCACGCTGACCTGGTACGAGATGAAGCGGGCCGGCCGCATCGTTTCATTCGACTGGACGATGTATGATCAGGGTCACGTCACCTACCTGCCGGCGGGCATGTCGCCGGACGAGTTGCGGGTCGGTCAGCAAAGCGCGTATGAGGGGTTTTACTCGAACTCCTCGATTGCCGGCCGTTTTCCGCTGCGCGGCGCGCGGCATCGCGCGCAATGGCTGATTTACAATCTCTTCATGCGCAAGGCCTCGCGTACCGAACACATTGAAGCAACCGCGCCGCCGACGATGGAGCCGGATGTTGCGCCGATGCCTCCGATCCTGCCGGTGAAACGCGAATGGCGTGCGGCGGTACTGGAGGCAGCGGACGGCGCCGGACCGCATCTGATGTGA
- a CDS encoding type 1 glutamine amidotransferase domain-containing protein — MARVLFLLPARDFDPSEAAVSWRVLVNAGHLVRFATPHGQPAIADDMMLTGKGLDLWGAVPLLRNLPFVGLLMRANRNARQAYAEMIADPDYLAPLRWDAIDPAAFDALLLPGGHRARGMREYLESEILQRHVAGFFDQEKPVAAICHGVLLAARSISKRTGRSVLSGYRTTALTWAFENSAWSVARVTRFWDPNYYRTYLEQDGQPKGFMSVQQEVTRALASADDFRDVPTADAHYRRKTSGLVRDSMDDETPAFVVRDRNYVSARWPGDVHTFAKTFAGMLK; from the coding sequence ATGGCGCGCGTTCTTTTCCTGTTACCTGCGCGAGATTTCGATCCGAGCGAGGCGGCGGTAAGCTGGCGGGTGCTGGTGAACGCCGGACACCTCGTCAGGTTCGCCACTCCTCACGGACAGCCTGCCATTGCCGACGACATGATGCTGACAGGGAAGGGCCTGGATTTGTGGGGTGCCGTTCCCCTGCTGCGCAACCTGCCCTTCGTCGGGCTCCTGATGCGGGCAAATCGGAACGCACGCCAAGCTTACGCCGAGATGATTGCCGATCCGGACTACCTGGCGCCGCTGCGGTGGGACGCGATCGATCCCGCGGCTTTCGATGCGCTGCTGTTGCCGGGCGGGCATCGTGCGCGGGGCATGCGCGAGTACCTGGAAAGCGAAATTCTGCAACGCCATGTTGCCGGATTTTTTGATCAGGAAAAGCCGGTGGCGGCCATCTGCCATGGCGTGCTGCTCGCGGCGCGCAGCATCTCGAAACGGACCGGGCGCTCGGTTCTTTCCGGATATCGGACGACGGCCTTGACCTGGGCGTTCGAAAACAGCGCGTGGTCGGTCGCGCGCGTCACGCGATTCTGGGATCCAAACTATTATCGGACCTATCTGGAGCAGGATGGACAGCCGAAGGGCTTTATGTCGGTGCAGCAGGAAGTGACGCGTGCGCTGGCAAGCGCGGACGATTTCCGCGATGTGCCAACGGCCGATGCACACTATCGCCGCAAGACCTCGGGCCTGGTGCGGGATTCCATGGATGACGAGACGCCGGCCTTCGTGGTCCGCGACCGCAATTACGTCTCGGCGCGATGGCCGGGAGACGTCCACACTTTCGCCAAGACATTTGCCGGGATGCTGAAGTAG
- a CDS encoding CaiB/BaiF CoA transferase family protein gives MNGKPPSLPLAGITVVSLEQAIAAPLASRHLADWGARVIKIERPGKGDFCRDYDYVMNGMSSQFAWTNRSKESLALDVKSSEGKRVLDALLPQADVFLQNLAPGAAQRLGLDAATLVGRFPRLIACDISGYGSGGPYSQKKAYDLLVQCEAGFLSVNGTEEQPAKCGIAVVDTATGMYIVNGVLMALFNRERTGKGMAFEVSLFDSMTEWMSYPAYYTEGAGKPLVRTGTRHATIAPYGPFRCGDGRTVFFGIQNEREWTALCAQVLEDAALASDPRFCTNPQRMQNRDALEALIEQKFEKFSAERMLQRLDDAAIANANMNTVEAFLRHPQLHARDRVQKVGSPNGPLTSFLPAITIPGVTPVMGDIPAVGEHTDAILAELGLLETTRT, from the coding sequence ATGAACGGGAAACCGCCGTCACTGCCGCTGGCCGGCATCACCGTCGTCTCACTCGAGCAGGCCATCGCGGCACCTCTGGCCAGCCGGCACCTGGCCGATTGGGGCGCGCGGGTGATCAAGATCGAGCGGCCCGGCAAGGGCGATTTCTGCCGCGACTACGACTACGTGATGAACGGGATGTCGAGCCAGTTCGCCTGGACAAACCGCTCCAAGGAGAGCCTGGCACTCGACGTCAAAAGCAGCGAGGGCAAGCGCGTGCTCGACGCGCTGCTGCCGCAAGCGGACGTGTTCCTGCAAAATCTGGCGCCGGGCGCGGCGCAGCGGCTCGGGCTCGATGCCGCAACGCTGGTCGGGCGCTTTCCGCGCCTGATCGCCTGCGACATCTCCGGTTACGGCAGCGGCGGTCCCTACAGCCAGAAAAAGGCCTACGACCTGCTGGTACAATGCGAAGCAGGATTCCTGTCAGTCAACGGCACCGAGGAACAGCCTGCGAAATGCGGCATCGCCGTCGTCGACACCGCGACCGGCATGTACATCGTGAACGGCGTGCTGATGGCGCTGTTCAATCGCGAGCGCACCGGCAAGGGCATGGCGTTCGAAGTCTCGCTGTTCGATTCCATGACGGAATGGATGAGCTATCCGGCATACTACACCGAGGGCGCCGGCAAGCCGCTGGTCCGCACCGGCACCCGTCACGCCACCATCGCGCCCTACGGCCCGTTTAGGTGCGGCGACGGACGCACCGTCTTCTTCGGAATCCAGAACGAGCGCGAATGGACCGCGCTGTGCGCGCAGGTGTTGGAGGACGCGGCGCTCGCGAGCGACCCGCGTTTTTGCACCAACCCGCAGCGCATGCAAAATCGCGATGCGCTGGAAGCTTTGATCGAGCAAAAATTCGAAAAATTCTCGGCCGAACGGATGCTGCAGCGGCTCGACGATGCCGCCATCGCCAATGCCAATATGAACACCGTCGAAGCCTTCCTCAGGCATCCGCAGCTTCACGCACGCGACCGCGTTCAGAAGGTGGGATCGCCGAACGGACCGCTGACAAGCTTTCTGCCTGCGATCACCATTCCCGGCGTCACGCCGGTCATGGGTGATATTCCCGCTGTCGGCGAGCATACCGACGCAATCCTGGCCGAGCTCGGCCTGCTGGAAACGACACGGACATGA
- a CDS encoding HpcH/HpaI aldolase/citrate lyase family protein has protein sequence MSAPRLTRTYLAVPAHRSRLVQNAAASTADAVFLDLEDAVPPAEKAAALEAAATALTTLDWGQKTVAIRLNTIDSPSIRQEIARLGGIPRLDAFIIPKAEAVAEVTQIGGWITDAAAKRQAPAEMELLIETARGLINVEALAAADPLVTALHLGVGDFAASIGARSAEIGASPPGYRHVGSAADGYPTIPLDLFAYPMMRLLVAARAFGLRAIDGPCGAFRDAVATSATAAKAAAMGFDGKQVIHPTQIEATRNAFIPSDEELANAQRVIAAMEEAERNGQAAVTVDGRMVDYANLRMIRRLMSFKG, from the coding sequence ATGAGCGCGCCGCGTTTGACTCGAACATATCTCGCCGTCCCGGCGCATCGCTCACGGCTGGTGCAAAACGCGGCGGCATCAACCGCCGACGCTGTGTTCCTTGATCTCGAGGACGCAGTGCCGCCGGCCGAAAAGGCTGCGGCGCTGGAGGCGGCTGCGACGGCCTTGACCACGCTCGATTGGGGCCAGAAGACCGTAGCGATCAGACTGAACACGATCGACAGCCCGTCGATTCGACAAGAGATCGCCCGCCTCGGCGGCATCCCGCGGCTTGACGCCTTCATCATTCCGAAGGCGGAGGCGGTGGCCGAGGTTACACAAATCGGCGGCTGGATCACCGACGCCGCCGCAAAGCGGCAAGCGCCCGCCGAGATGGAATTACTGATCGAGACCGCACGCGGGCTGATCAATGTGGAAGCGCTCGCGGCCGCCGATCCGCTGGTGACCGCCTTGCATCTTGGCGTCGGCGATTTCGCCGCCTCGATCGGCGCGCGCAGCGCCGAAATCGGCGCATCGCCACCCGGATACAGGCATGTCGGCAGCGCGGCGGATGGATATCCGACGATTCCGCTCGACCTGTTCGCCTATCCGATGATGCGGCTGCTGGTCGCCGCCCGCGCCTTCGGCCTGCGCGCGATCGATGGACCGTGCGGCGCCTTCCGCGATGCGGTCGCTACCTCAGCGACGGCGGCGAAGGCGGCCGCGATGGGTTTCGACGGCAAGCAGGTCATCCATCCCACTCAGATCGAAGCCACGCGCAACGCCTTCATCCCCTCCGACGAAGAACTGGCGAACGCCCAGCGTGTGATCGCGGCGATGGAGGAGGCCGAACGAAACGGCCAGGCCGCCGTGACGGTCGATGGCAGGATGGTGGACTACGCCAACCTGCGGATGATCCGGCGGTTGATGAGTTTCAAGGGATAG
- a CDS encoding quinone oxidoreductase family protein, producing MTHAIRFHQTGGPEVLVWEGVEVGKPGPGEARIRHTAVGLNFVDIYVRSGLYPTQLPSGLGSEAAGVVLELGPGVTDLKAGDRVAYGSSPLGAYAEERLIPADRLIKLPDGIDDKTAAAMMLKGLTVQYLIRQTHRVKSGETILLHAAAGGIGLILGQWAKHLGATVIGTVGSDEKAKLAQAHGCAHTIVYSREDFVKRVEEITGGKKVPVVYDSVGKDTFLKSLDCLAPLGLVALFGQSSGSVEPLNLGLLAQKGSLYVTRPTLNTYGAKRENLVAMAKELFDVVLSGAVKIEVNQTYPLKDAAKAHADLAARKTTGSTVLLV from the coding sequence ATGACCCATGCCATCCGCTTTCATCAAACCGGCGGCCCCGAAGTTCTGGTCTGGGAAGGAGTCGAAGTCGGCAAGCCCGGACCCGGCGAGGCGCGTATCCGCCACACCGCGGTCGGGTTGAACTTTGTCGATATCTACGTTCGCTCGGGACTTTACCCCACCCAGTTACCAAGCGGCCTCGGCAGCGAGGCGGCCGGCGTGGTCCTGGAACTCGGACCTGGCGTCACCGATCTAAAAGCCGGCGACCGCGTCGCCTATGGCAGCTCGCCGCTCGGCGCCTATGCCGAAGAACGGCTGATTCCGGCCGATCGACTGATCAAACTGCCCGACGGTATCGATGACAAGACCGCCGCGGCGATGATGCTGAAGGGGCTGACGGTGCAATATCTGATCCGGCAGACCCATCGGGTGAAATCCGGCGAGACGATCCTGTTGCATGCCGCGGCGGGCGGCATCGGCCTCATCCTCGGCCAATGGGCGAAGCATCTCGGCGCCACCGTGATCGGCACCGTCGGCAGCGACGAGAAGGCCAAGCTGGCGCAAGCCCATGGCTGCGCCCACACGATTGTGTATAGCCGCGAGGATTTCGTAAAGCGCGTCGAGGAGATCACCGGCGGCAAAAAAGTTCCCGTCGTCTACGACTCCGTCGGCAAGGACACGTTTTTGAAATCGCTCGACTGCCTGGCGCCATTGGGCCTTGTGGCGCTGTTCGGGCAATCCTCGGGGAGTGTCGAGCCGCTTAACCTCGGCCTGCTGGCCCAGAAGGGCTCGCTGTACGTCACCCGTCCGACGCTCAATACCTATGGCGCCAAGCGCGAGAACCTCGTGGCAATGGCGAAAGAGCTGTTCGACGTGGTGCTTTCAGGCGCAGTCAAGATCGAGGTCAACCAGACCTATCCGCTGAAGGACGCGGCCAAGGCGCATGCCGATCTCGCTGCGCGCAAGACCACGGGATCGACGGTGCTGCTGGTTTGA